In one window of Mercurialis annua linkage group LG4, ddMerAnnu1.2, whole genome shotgun sequence DNA:
- the LOC126678995 gene encoding pentatricopeptide repeat-containing protein At4g38010-like, translating into MKRLTKLTQTHFSQLKTLISQNSYPQALKSSLTLTSPFNPLLTDQIYSNFIKSGNSLDPYLSSSLISHYSKINKLSEAFEFFLDTKGPDIITYNALISGFAKFSYSSDVVFELFNELRRAGLVPDVFTLSSLVKGCGDSRENEAVHGVGVRLGFECSGYVVSGLIENYAKNGDVGSSERCFSECFDVDNVVYTAMISGYVGNCEFDKGKKVFGEMRGLGLEFNEFSLTGVMGGLFDVGEGGQIHGFGLKMGLLYSSSMHLSNAVLSMYLRCGSNIDAVKVFDEIPHPDLVSWTERIAASFDGNEALECFRILLSLNLGVNEYTLINVLSAIGGDKFLIAGKQIYALCHKAGYFQAVSVGNALVSMFGRCGQLRDARQVFSNMIYRDSVSWNSLIAACSENGFVTEALQVYSHMRDLSLQPTIYTLSSILEIVSNFYCIEKAMQIHSLVIKSGFMWVDCLVSSLIITYGRCNGMDASKRIFYEINEINLVHLNAMMTAFVHGECHLEALHLFQTIWSSSLEVDGKTFSTVLKACCAMTDMEQGAAIHSLSLKYGLDQDSFIESALVDIYCKCGNLVDAEEAFFSASTGNLAAWNAMIMGYAQHGCCQDVFRIFDEMCKLGVQPDKITYLGLLTSCCHVGLVDQALYYFQSMLELHGVIPSLEHYACMVDLFGRLGLVEDAKEMIDHMPVQPDAHIWQILLSACNIHKHVELGRVAANKLLELQPENESAYVLLSNLYASNGMWGAVGRLRKEMKQKISNKGPGSSWIQVEGTTLTFFADDISHSQNEELYLELIRLYGQMLTLSKPKQDEGFQYIYAL; encoded by the coding sequence ATGAAGAGATTAACAAAATTAACCCAAACTCACTTCTCTCAACTCAAAACCTTAATCTCTCAAAATTCTTACCCACAAGCTCTCAAATCGTCACTCACTCTCACTTCTCCATTCAATCCTCTCCTCACCGATCAAATTTACTCTAATTTCATCAAATCAGGCAATTCACTCGACCCTTACCTCTCATCATCCCTAATATCACACTATtcaaaaattaacaaactcTCTGAAGCTTTCGAGTTCTTTTTAGATACCAAAGGCCCAGATATCATAACCTACAATGCACTCATTTCTGGGTTTGCTAAGTTTAGTTATTCCAGTGATGTTGTTTTTGAGCTTTTTAATGAATTAAGGCGTGCGGGTTTGGTTCCTGATGTGTTTACTTTGAGTTCTTTGGTTAAAGGGTGTGGGGATTCGAGAGAGAATGAGGCTGTGCATGGGGTTGGTGTGAGGCTAGGGTTTGAGTGTAGTGGTTATGTTGTGAGTGGGTTGATTGAGAATTATGCTAAAAATGGGGATGTGGGTTCATCTGAGAGATGTTTTAGTGAGTGTTTTGATGTTGATAATGTTGTTTACACTGCTATGATTAGTGGGTATGTGGGGAATTGTGAGTTTGATAAGGGGAAGAAGGTTTTTGGGGAAATGAGAGGTTTAGGTTTAGAGTTTAATGAGTTTAGCTTAACTGGGGTGATGGGCGGTCTCTTTGATGTCGGAGAAGGGGGGCAGATTCATGGGTTTGGTTTGAAAATGGGGTTATTGTACAGTAGTTCAATGCATTTGAGTAATGCTGTTTTGAGTATGTATTTGAGGTGCGGGAGTAACATTGATGCTGTTAAAGTGTTTGATGAAATTCCTCATCCAGATCTAGTGTCTTGGACTGAGAGGATTGCAGCTTCTTTTGATGGTAATGAAGCACTGGAGTGTTTTAGGATTCTTCTTTCTTTAAATTTAGGCGTTAATGAGTACACTTTGATCAATGTCTTGTCAGCTATTGGAGGAGATAAGTTTTTGATTGCAGGGAAGCAAATTTATGCTCTTTGTCACAAGGCGGGGTATTTTCAAGCGGTCTCTGTTGGCAATGCATTGGTGTCTATGTTCGGGAGGTGTGGTCAACTGCGAGATGCTAGACAAGTTTTCAGTAATATGATTTATCGGGATTCTGTTTCTTGGAATTCTTTGATTGCTGCATGTTCTGAAAATGGATTTGTTACTGAGGCTCTACAGGTGTACTCTCATATGCGTGACCTTTCACTACAGCCTACCATTTATACTCTGTCTAGCATTCTTGAAATAGTTTCGAACTTTTATTGTATAGAAAAGGCAATGCAAATCCATTCACTTGTGATTAAAAGTGGATTCATGTGGGTTGATTGCTTAGTTTCTAGCTTGATAATAACGTACGGGAGATGCAATGGTATGGATGCATCAAAGAGGATATTTTATGAGATTAATGAGATAAATTTGGTGCATTTGAATGCAATGATGACAGCCTTCGTCCATGGTGAATGTCATCTTGAGGCTTTACATTTGTTCCAAACCATATGGAGTTCAAGCCTTGAAGTGGACGGAAAGACTTTCAGCACCGTCCTTAAAGCTTGTTGTGCCATGACAGATATGGAACAGGGGGCAGCAATCCATTCCCTATCTCTAAAATATGGATTGGATCAGGACAGCTTTATCGAAAGTGCTTTAGTTGACATCTACTGTAAGTGTGGAAATCTTGTAGATGCTGAAGAAGCATTTTTTAGTGCATCTACCGGTAATTTAGCGGCCTGGAATGCCATGATTATGGGATATGCGCAACATGGTTGCTGCCAAGATGTTTTCAGGATTTTCGATGAGATGTGTAAATTGGGAGTTCAACCCGATAAAATAACTTACCTTGGTCTTCTTACTTCATGCTGCCATGTTGGTCTGGTGGATCAAGCACTTTATTACTTCCAATCTATGCTTGAACTTCATGGAGTAATTCCAAGTTTAGAACATTATGCTTGCATGGTTGATCTGTTTGGTCGACTAGGACTCGTAGAAGATGCCAAGGAGATGATAGATCATATGCCAGTTCAACCTGATGCTCATATATGGCAAATTTTACTATCAGCCTGCAACATCCATAAGCACGTTGAACTGGGGAGAGTTGCAGCCAATAAACTTCTTGAGCTACAGCCTGAAAATGAATCGGCTTATGTACTTTTGTCGAATCTATATGCTTCTAATGGAATGTGGGGTGCTGTTGGAAGACTGAGAAAAGAAATGAagcaaaaaatatcaaacaaagGTCCTGGTTCTAGTTGGATTCAAGTAGAGGGAACAACCCTTACATTTTTTGCTGATGATATCTCGCATTCTCAAAATGAAGAATTATATCTAGAGTTAATAAGGCTGTATGGGCAAATGTTAACTTTGTCAAAGCCAAAGCAAGATGAAGGTTTTCAGTACATCTATGCATTATGA
- the LOC126678996 gene encoding uncharacterized protein LOC126678996, translated as MTSAVNFSGLIPQNTLCFNARARLMPTFMAFRRSSASLQKFAKKEQHGFCLRKQTQNEPLNYRGLELITQSAADGDDIVLNHFSSASMINKFYTCINEKNLKKLEEYISDDCCFEDCSFVSTIQGKKEVMHFYRQLTTGMGQNVKFRIEHVCQDDEFTAGVNWHLEWKNTLIPCTRGCSFYECALEGDRLVIKKARVVTESPIKPGGLALTLLKNVTAIFDDFPKFAEWFLKSPYVIIQFLAKIYTRFLAPFINPLLKSYIRIWNFMTQMFTLALSMLLYISKKYFQ; from the exons ATGACTTCTGCTGTCAATTTCTCAGGCCTAATACCACAAAACACCCTCTGCTTCAATGCAAGGGCTAGGCTCATGCCTACCTTCATGGCCTTTAGACGATCATCTGCTTCCTTGCAGAAATTCGCGAAGAAAGAGCAGCATGGTTTCTGTTTGAGAAAACAGACACAGAACGAACCATTGAACTACCGGGGACTCGAGTTAATCACGCAATCAGCAGCAGATGGTGATGACATTGTACTGAATCACTTTTCTTCAGCAAGTATGATAAACAAGTTTTACACGTGTATCAATGAGAAAAACTTGAAGAAATTAGAAGAATACATTTCCGACGATTGTTGCTTCGAGGACTGCTCCTTTGTTTCTACAATACAAGGAAAAAAG GAAGTTATGCATTTCTATCGACAGCTTACCACAGGAATGGGACAGAATGTGAAATTCAGAATTGAACATGTCTGTCAAGATGACGAATTCACAGCAGGAGTAAATTGGCACTTAG AATGGAAAAACACACTGATACCATGCACTAGAGGATGCAGCTTTTACGAATGCGCACTAGAAGGCGATAGACTAGTCATCAA GAAAGCTCGGGTTGTAACTGAATCGCCAATCAAACCAGGCGGCTTAGCACTG ACATTGTTGAAAAACGTGACTGCAATATTCGACGATTTCCCAAAGTTTGCAGAAT GGTTCTTAAAGAGTCCTTATGTCATAATACAGTTCCTAGCAAAGATTTACACTAGATTTTTGGCACCTTTTATCAATCCACTCCTTAAAAGCTACATCAGAATTTGGAATTTCATGACTCAAATGTTCACCTTAGCACTCAGCATGCTACTCTACATATCAAAGAAATACTTTCAGTAA
- the LOC126678997 gene encoding uncharacterized protein LOC126678997: MRGISVLLPVKYNFRQLLYPVTRSWGTMATVTPRKQENEYKGGRGLNEKTDPIVAFSRPPPLPPVVGPLLALSFFETWSSREGGDDE; this comes from the exons ATGCGGGGAATATCTGTATTATTACCTGTGAAGTACAATTTCAGACAATTACTGTACCCTGTTACAAGATCATGGg GTACTATGGCTACTGTAACTCCAAGGAAACAGGAAAACGAATACAAAGGAGGAAGAGGATTGAATGAGAAAACTGATCCTATAGTTGCTTTCAGCAGACCTCCGCCGCTCCCACCGGTTGTCGGACCTCTGCTTGCCCTATCGTTTTTCGAAACATGGTCGAGCCGCGAAGGTGGTGATGATGAATAA
- the LOC126676786 gene encoding beta-carotene hydroxylase 2, chloroplastic-like → MLQALSLSVTSTSTNYGIAQFSLLIPKFSNSITIQNLSCKKQSVSLREKQSLTVCYLMAKKTGDDEKLEVVNEITKKPVNLRVETRLARKKLERLTYLVAAILSSVGVTSMAAMSVYYRFSLQMEDREFPALEMFGTFALSVGAAVGMEFWARWAHKALWHASLWSMHESHHKARDGPFELNDVFAIINAVPTIALLHYGFNNKGLIPGLCFGAGLGITVFGMAYMFVHDGLVHRRFAVGPIANVPYLRTVAAAHQLHHSDKFDGVPYGLFLGPKELEEKVGGLEELDKEIQKRIKASCKPN, encoded by the exons ATGCTTCAAGCTCTATCATTATCAGTAACTTCAACCTCTACAAATTACGGAATTGCCCAATTTTCTCTTCTAATTCCAAAATTCAGCAACTCCATAACTATACAAAATTTGAGCTGCAAAAAGCAGAGTGTTTCTTTAAGGGAAAAACAGAGCCTGACAGTATGTTATCTCATGGCCAAGAAAACAGGGGACGATGAAAAATTAGAAGTCGTTAATGAAATTACGAAAAAACCAGTGAACTTACGTGTTGAGACGAGATTGGCTAGAAAGAAATTGGAGAGACTTACTTATCTTGTAGCTGCGATTTTGTCAAGTGTTGGTGTTACTTCAATGGCTGCCATGTCTGTTTATTACAGATTTTCTTTGCAAATGGAG gACAGGGAATTTCCTGCACTAGAAATGTTTGGTACTTTTGCACTATCTGTGGGTGCTGCT GTAGGAATGGAGTTTTGGGCAAGGTGGGCACATAAGGCATTATGGCATGCCTCATTATGGAGTATGCACGAG TCTCACCATAAAGCAAGGGACGGCCCATTTGAATTGAATGATGTATTTGCCATAATAAACGCAGTTCCAACAATTGCTTTGTTGCATTATGGCTTCAATAATAAAGGTCTTATTCCTGGTCTTTGTTTCGGTGCT GGACTTGGAATAACGGTATTTGGAATGGCGTACATGTTTGTGCACGATGGCCTTGTCCACCGTCGATTTGCTGTTGGTCCCATTGCTAATGTTCCTTACTTACGAACTGTCGCTGCAGCTCATCAG CTTCATCATTCTGATAAATTTGATGGTGTTCCTTATGGTTTGTTTTTGGGACCCAAG GAACTAGAAGAAAAAGTTGGGGGATTGGAAGAGTTGGATAAGGAAATACAAAAAAGGATAAAAGCATCATGCAAACCAAATTAA
- the LOC126677933 gene encoding protein SPIRAL1-like 5, whose translation MSRGGSSGGGQSSLGYLFGSGSSDEQPIRAPPPSRTVYNLPPYGVDIIPEKNSDHLSPENQKASSNYRRAQGQNTGNFITDRPSTKVKSVPGGDSSLGYLFGDK comes from the exons ATGAGTAGAGGTGGAAGCTCCGGCGGCGGTCAGAGTTCTTTAGGCTACCTTTTTGGGTCTGGATCGTCCGATGAACAACCAATTAGGGCACCACCACCTTCCCGGACTGTATATAACCTACCGCCATATGGTGTTGATATTATCCCCGAAAAGAACTCCGATCATCTTTCTCCTGAAAACCAGAAGGCTTCAAGCAACTACCGTCGAGCTCAAGGCCAGAATACTGGCAACTTCATCACT GATCGTCCGTCGACAAAGGTGAAGTCTGTGCCAGGAGGAGATTCATCTCTTGGGTACCTCTTTGGAGATAAGTGA
- the LOC126677286 gene encoding probable polygalacturonase, whose product MESWTSPTKFQVKEGMLVIGVILLCLCTNGVDGRKFGCLEYEAINCRAHEASIEDFGGVGDGETSNTKAFEAAIDHLSQFSYAGGSQLFVPPGKWLTGSFNLTSHFTLFLHKDAVLLASQDENEWPVLEPLPSYGRGRDTEGGRYSSLIFGTNLTDVVITGANGTIDGQGDLWWKKFKNGELSLTRPYLIEIMFSTDIQISNLTLINSPSWNVHPVYSSNIVVQGITILAPLNSPNTDGINPDSCTNTRIEDCYIVSGDDCVAVKSGWDQYGIAFGMPTKQLVIRRLTCISPTSAAIALGSEMSGGIQDVRAEDITCINTESGVRIKTSVGRGNYVKDIYVRRMTMHTMKWVFWMTGNYGSHPDNNYDPNAIPIIENINYRDIVAENVTMAARLEGIAGDPFTGICLSNVTIGLTKKPKKLQWNCTDIQGISSNVTPKPCSLLPEQEAEKSAACYFPEDSLPIENVAVKMCSSRRKYL is encoded by the exons ATGGAGTCATGGACAAGTCCAACAAAATTTCAA GTGAAGGAGGGTATGTTGGTAATTGGTGTTATTCTGTTATGTCTCTGTACAAACGGAGTTGATGGCCGGAAATTCGGGTGTTTGGAGTACGAAGCTATAAATTGCAGAGCTCACGAGGCGTCGATAGAAGATTTTGGAGGAGTTGGCGACGGAGAAACTTCAAATACTAAAGCTTTTGAAGCGGCAATTGATCATCTTAGCCAGTTTTCTTATGCTGGTGGCTCTCAACTCTTTGTTCCGCCCGGAAAATGGCTGACCGGAAGTTTTAATCTTACCAGTCATTTTACTCTATTTCTTCATAAGGACGCTGTTCTTCTTGCCTCTCAG GATGAGAATGAATGGCCTGTGCTTGAACCATTGCCATCCTATGGAAGAGGAAGGGATACTGAAGGGGGAAGATATAGCAGTCTCATTTTCGGAACAAATCTTACTGATGTTGTAATAACAG GTGCCAATGGGACTATCGATGGTCAGGGAGATCTCTGGTGGAAAAAGTTCAAGAACGGAGAGCTGAGTCTCACTAGACCTTACCTCATAGAAATTATGTTTTCTACGGATATTCAGATATCGAATCTTACATTGATCAACTCTCCTTCATGGAACGTACATCCTGTATATAGCAG CAATATTGTTGTTCAAGGCATCACGATTCTTGCACCTCTCAATTCTCCCAATACTGATGGGATCAACCCAG ACTCATGCACAAACACCAGAATTGAGGACTGTTACATTGTCTCTGGAGATGATTGTGTGGCAGTTAAAAGTGGGTGGGATCAATATGGTATTGCTTTTGGGATGCCTACTAAACAGCTTGTAATCAGAAGGCTCACTTGCATTTCTCCGACAAGTGCAGCGATTGCACTGGGAAGCGAAATGTCTGGCGGGATCCAAGATGTGAGGGCAGAAGATATCACTTGTATTAATACAGAATCAGGCGTTAGAATCAAAACTTCTGTCGGAAGAGGAAATTATGTAAAGGATATTTATGTAAGAAGAATGACGATGCACACAATGAAATGGGTATTTTGGATGACAGGAAATTACGGATCTCATCCTGATAATAACTATGACCCTAACGCAATTCCAATTATTGAGAATATCAACTATCGTGACATCGTGGCCGAGAACGTGACAATGGCAGCTAGATTGGAGGGCATTGCTGGTGACCCCTTCACTGGGATTTGCTTATCTAATGTGACAATAGGACTTACGAAAAAGCCAAAGAAGCTTCAATGGAACTGCACCGATATACAAGGGATTTCGAGTAATGTGACCCCAAAACCTTGTAGTCTGCTCCCAGAGCAAGAGGCCGAGAAGAGTGCAGCATGCTATTTTCCGGAAGATAGCCTGCCGATCGAGAATGTTGCGGTGAAGATGTGCTCTTCCAGAAGGAAATACTTGTGA
- the LOC126677288 gene encoding mitogen-activated protein kinase homolog MMK2-like isoform X2, with protein MSNTCIFVVFLCLDNCVIVIYLFFTFGHSWYSMCICAAVNAETREEVAIKKIGNAFDNSIDAKRTLREIKLLRHMEHENVIAIRDIIRPPKKEAFNDVYIVYELMDSDLHHIIRSDQALTDDHCQYFLYQLLRGLRYVHSASVLHRDLKPSNLLVNANCDLKIGDFGLARTTSETDFMTEYVVTRWYRAPELLLNCSEYTAAIDIWSVGCILGEIMTREPLFPGKDYVHQLRLITELIGSPDDASLGFLRSDNARRYVRQLPQYRKQNFSVRFPNVSSGAADLLEKMLVFDPNKRITVDEALCHPYLSSLHDLNDEPICLRPFHFDFEHPSCTEEHIKELIWKESVKFNPDPPIH; from the exons ATGTCTAATACATGTATCTTTGTTGTTTTTCTGTGCTTAGACAACTGCGTAATTGTCATATACCTATTCTTTACTTTTGGCCACTCATGGTATTCTATGTGCATATG TGCTGCTGTGAATGCGGAGACACGTGAAGAAGTTGCCATTAAGAAAATTGGTAATGCATTTGACAACAGCATAGATGCCAAAAGAACATTGAGGGAGATTAAGCTTCTTCGCCATATGGAACATGAAAAT GTTATTGCTATTAGAGACATCATTCGGCCACCAAAAAAGGAGGCTTTCAATGATGTGTACATTGTTTATGAATTGATGGACTCTGATCTTCATCACATTATTCGTTCTGATCAAGCTCTGACTGATGACCATTGTCAG TACTTCTTGTATCAATTGTTACGTGGACTGCGATACGTGCACTCAGCCAGCGTCCTCCATCGTGATCTTAAGCCTAGCAATTTGCTTGTCAACGCTAACTGTGATCtcaaaattggagattttggaTTGGCACGGACAACATCTGAAACAGATTTCATGACTGAGTATGTTGTCACTCGTTGGTACCGAGCACCGGAGTTGCTTCTTAATTGTTCGGAGTACACTGCTGCAATTGATATTTGGTCTGTCGGTTGCATCCTTGGTGAAATAATGACTAGAGAACCTTTGTTTCCTGGGAAAGATTATGTTCATCAATTAAGGCTTATTACTGAG TTAATAGGTTCGCCTGATGATGCTAGCCTCGGTTTTCTCCGAAGTGATAATGCTAGAAGATATGTTAGACAGCTTCCGCAGTACAGAAAACAAAACTTCTCAGTTAGGTTTCCGAATGTGTCTTCTGGGGCTGCTGATCTGCTGGAAAAAATGCTTGTTTTTGATCCGAACAAGCGCATTACAG ttgatgaggcactttGTCACCCATATTTGTCTTCTCTTCATGATCTCAATGATGAGCCGATCTGCCTCCGGCCTTTTCATTTTGATTTCGAGCATCCCTCGTGCACCGAAGAGCACATCAAGGAACTTATCTGGAAAGAATCAGTGAAGTTCAATCCAGATCCTCCAATCCATTAG
- the LOC126677288 gene encoding mitogen-activated protein kinase homolog MMK2-like isoform X1 yields MATASSNKEASSSSSAADGGGGGGHGGSKIKGVSTHGGRYVQYNVYGNLFEVSSKYVPPIRPIGRGAYGIVCAAVNAETREEVAIKKIGNAFDNSIDAKRTLREIKLLRHMEHENVIAIRDIIRPPKKEAFNDVYIVYELMDSDLHHIIRSDQALTDDHCQYFLYQLLRGLRYVHSASVLHRDLKPSNLLVNANCDLKIGDFGLARTTSETDFMTEYVVTRWYRAPELLLNCSEYTAAIDIWSVGCILGEIMTREPLFPGKDYVHQLRLITELIGSPDDASLGFLRSDNARRYVRQLPQYRKQNFSVRFPNVSSGAADLLEKMLVFDPNKRITVDEALCHPYLSSLHDLNDEPICLRPFHFDFEHPSCTEEHIKELIWKESVKFNPDPPIH; encoded by the exons ATGGCAACCGCTAGTAGTAATAAAGAAGCAAGTTCAAGTTCTTCAGCAGCagatggtggtggtggtggtggtcaCGGTGGTAGTAAAATAAAAGGAGTGTCAACACACGGTGGTCGTTATGTTCAGTACAATGTTTATGGTAACTTATTTGAGGTTTCTAGTAAGTACGTGCCTCCTATTCGTCCCATTGGCCGTGGTGCTTATGGCATTGTCTG TGCTGCTGTGAATGCGGAGACACGTGAAGAAGTTGCCATTAAGAAAATTGGTAATGCATTTGACAACAGCATAGATGCCAAAAGAACATTGAGGGAGATTAAGCTTCTTCGCCATATGGAACATGAAAAT GTTATTGCTATTAGAGACATCATTCGGCCACCAAAAAAGGAGGCTTTCAATGATGTGTACATTGTTTATGAATTGATGGACTCTGATCTTCATCACATTATTCGTTCTGATCAAGCTCTGACTGATGACCATTGTCAG TACTTCTTGTATCAATTGTTACGTGGACTGCGATACGTGCACTCAGCCAGCGTCCTCCATCGTGATCTTAAGCCTAGCAATTTGCTTGTCAACGCTAACTGTGATCtcaaaattggagattttggaTTGGCACGGACAACATCTGAAACAGATTTCATGACTGAGTATGTTGTCACTCGTTGGTACCGAGCACCGGAGTTGCTTCTTAATTGTTCGGAGTACACTGCTGCAATTGATATTTGGTCTGTCGGTTGCATCCTTGGTGAAATAATGACTAGAGAACCTTTGTTTCCTGGGAAAGATTATGTTCATCAATTAAGGCTTATTACTGAG TTAATAGGTTCGCCTGATGATGCTAGCCTCGGTTTTCTCCGAAGTGATAATGCTAGAAGATATGTTAGACAGCTTCCGCAGTACAGAAAACAAAACTTCTCAGTTAGGTTTCCGAATGTGTCTTCTGGGGCTGCTGATCTGCTGGAAAAAATGCTTGTTTTTGATCCGAACAAGCGCATTACAG ttgatgaggcactttGTCACCCATATTTGTCTTCTCTTCATGATCTCAATGATGAGCCGATCTGCCTCCGGCCTTTTCATTTTGATTTCGAGCATCCCTCGTGCACCGAAGAGCACATCAAGGAACTTATCTGGAAAGAATCAGTGAAGTTCAATCCAGATCCTCCAATCCATTAG